One genomic segment of Spiroplasma endosymbiont of Poecilobothrus nobilitatus includes these proteins:
- a CDS encoding transposase, with amino-acid sequence MNDIVKVYEENLKQFGYRRITKYLKEDYGIKYNSKKFLRIMRDNKIQP; translated from the coding sequence ATAAATGATATTGTAAAAGTCTATGAAGAAAATTTAAAACAATTTGGTTATCGAAGAATTACTAAATATTTAAAAGAAGATTATGGTATAAAATATAATTCAAAAAAATTTTTAAGAATTATGCGCGATAATAAAATACAACCTTAA
- a CDS encoding DDE-type integrase/transposase/recombinase has protein sequence MQYPDLIKRKFNDIKTRFSVLYTDVTYLIWKGERYYQSTIIDGYTKEILDVKWSKYNDNKLVMDNLNDAINKIKLIKKDLNGIIIHSDHGYQYTSTIYHDKCLSNGIIISMGKKYHCADNIVIESFHSLLKKATIHNKIYNSHEEYIQDVIKWNTWY, from the coding sequence TTGCAATATCCTGATTTAATTAAACGTAAATTCAATGATATAAAAACAAGGTTTTCAGTACTATATACTGATGTAACATATTTAATTTGAAAAGGAGAAAGATATTATCAATCAACAATTATTGATGGATATACTAAAGAAATACTTGATGTAAAGTGATCTAAATATAATGACAATAAATTAGTAATGGATAATTTAAATGATGCAATTAATAAAATAAAATTAATAAAAAAAGATCTGAATGGAATAATAATTCACTCAGATCACGGATATCAATATACATCCACTATTTATCACGATAAATGTTTATCTAACGGTATTATAATTTCAATGGGGAAAAAATACCACTGTGCAGATAATATTGTTATAGAAAGTTTTCATTCATTACTTAAGAAAGCTACAATCCATAATAAAATATATAATTCACATGAAGAATATATACAAGATGTTATAAAATGAAATACATGATATTAA
- a CDS encoding transposase → MVLIIVAYPKPKNVIIHSDHGIQYIKQEWNILTGQLDMWMSMSRKSNPADNGCCETWFKSYKYECLNLIPKSNRTKEVLMKVTHNYVNFYNNYRPLTKLKGMSPVEYRLHSYSSFFVSIFIDNLKPKLFSYYRK, encoded by the coding sequence ATGGTCCTAATAATTGTAGCCTATCCAAAACCCAAAAATGTAATAATCCATAGTGATCATGGTATTCAGTACATTAAACAAGAATGAAATATTTTAACTGGTCAATTAGATATGTGAATGTCAATGTCTCGGAAAAGCAATCCTGCTGATAATGGTTGTTGTGAAACGTGATTTAAATCTTATAAATATGAATGTTTAAATTTAATTCCTAAAAGCAACAGAACAAAAGAAGTTTTAATGAAAGTTACACATAATTATGTAAATTTTTATAATAATTACCGTCCTTTAACAAAATTAAAAGGAATGAGCCCCGTTGAGTACAGACTTCATTCCTATAGTTCTTTTTTCGTATCCATTTTTATTGACAATTTAAAACCTAAGCTTTTTTCTTACTACCGAAAATAA
- a CDS encoding IS3 family transposase (programmed frameshift), protein MGNKTSYSEEFKKQIVMLYKNGKSVINLGQEYNLPKPTIYSWVKNYNNSGSFKAKDNRAFEENELIYLRKENKQSRMENDIFKASRTDNRQKITIINNNKTKYSVRKICKILGLSKSTYYYQTNKCINKQVNNYEQEIISAFNKSRKIYGARKIKVILNRKDIILSRRKIRFFMIKNNLVSKYTKLKYHNHKTTVNNDQINNILNRQFNNKKPNEVIVSDLTYVKVGAKWHYICLLIDLFNREIIGYSAGPNKTAELVQQAFHKITRPLNQITLFHTDRGNEFKNKIIDEILITFNIKRSLSNKGCPYDNAVAETTYKIFKTEFIKGKKFKNLTQLKYELFDFVHWYNNIRIHGSLNYLSSVTFIKQMSI, encoded by the exons ATGGGAAATAAAACTTCATACTCTGAAGAATTTAAAAAACAAATTGTCATGCTATATAAAAATGGTAAAAGTGTTATTAATCTAGGGCAAGAATATAATTTACCAAAACCAACTATTTATAGTTGAGTTAAAAATTATAATAATTCTGGTTCATTTAAAGCAAAAGATAATCGCGCTTTCGAAGAAAATGAATTAATTTACTTGCGAAAAGAAAACAAACAATCACGAATGGAAAATGACATTT TTAAAGCAAGCCGCACTGATAATCGCCAAAAAATAACAATAATTAATAACAACAAAACAAAATATTCAGTAAGAAAAATATGTAAGATTTTGGGTTTATCAAAATCAACGTATTATTATCAAACTAATAAATGTATTAACAAGCAAGTTAATAATTATGAACAAGAAATTATCAGTGCTTTTAATAAAAGTCGCAAAATTTATGGGGCTCGCAAAATTAAAGTTATTTTAAACAGAAAAGATATCATCTTATCGCGGCGAAAAATCAGATTCTTTATGATCAAAAATAATTTGGTTTCTAAATACACCAAATTAAAATATCATAATCATAAAACAACAGTCAATAATGACCAAATTAATAATATTTTAAATCGTCAATTTAACAACAAAAAACCTAATGAAGTTATTGTTAGTGATTTAACATATGTTAAAGTTGGCGCTAAATGACATTATATTTGTTTATTAATTGACTTGTTTAATCGTGAAATAATTGGTTATAGTGCTGGGCCGAATAAAACAGCCGAACTGGTCCAACAAGCTTTTCATAAAATAACACGACCATTAAATCAAATAACTCTATTTCATACTGATCGTGGTAATGAGTTTAAAAATAAAATCATTGATGAAATTTTAATAACTTTTAATATTAAAAGATCATTAAGCAATAAAGGCTGCCCTTATGATAATGCTGTGGCTGAAACAACTTACAAAATTTTTAAAACTGAATTTATTAAGGGTAAAAAATTTAAAAATTTAACACAATTAAAATACGAACTTTTTGATTTTGTGCATTGATATAACAATATTCGAATTCATGGCAGTTTAAATTATTTATCTTCAGTTACTTTTATAAAACAAATGTCTATATAA
- a CDS encoding transcription antitermination factor NusB, whose protein sequence is MSIYQFRFLDRIPNYAIVNEAVNISKSLSPKYAGFINATLKKIFDSKDEIFEIKIAYETKKISIKYSFPSSLYLILRNEYSEDIAR, encoded by the coding sequence ATGAGTATTTATCAATTTCGTTTTTTAGATCGTATCCCTAATTATGCAATTGTTAATGAAGCTGTTAATATTAGTAAAAGTCTTAGTCCAAAATATGCTGGTTTTATTAATGCTACGTTAAAAAAGATTTTTGACAGTAAAGATGAGATTTTTGAAATTAAGATTGCTTATGAAACAAAAAAAATAAGTATTAAATATAGTTTTCCATCATCATTATATTTAATTCTTCGTAATGAATATAGTGAAGATATTGCTCGGTAA
- the gmk gene encoding guanylate kinase translates to MYKKGFLIIFSGPSGVGKGTIYQELFKYEELNLAYSVSMTTRAKRRDEVEGVNYFFVDQPTFEAAIKNDELLEYAEFVGNYYGTPKSYCIEQINNRKNVLLEIEVQGATQVLQKVTDAVSIFLIPPSLEELEKRIRGRKSEPEEVLQARLAKAADELPLQSNYNYVVVNNTVEQAVAEIKTILEQEIANRS, encoded by the coding sequence GTGTATAAAAAGGGTTTTTTAATTATTTTTTCTGGCCCATCAGGAGTCGGGAAAGGGACAATATACCAAGAACTTTTTAAATATGAGGAGTTGAATTTGGCTTATTCAGTTTCAATGACAACAAGAGCAAAAAGGCGGGATGAAGTTGAAGGGGTAAATTATTTTTTTGTTGACCAACCAACATTTGAAGCTGCAATTAAAAATGATGAATTATTAGAATATGCTGAATTTGTAGGTAATTATTATGGTACGCCAAAATCATATTGTATTGAACAAATTAATAATAGAAAAAATGTTTTATTAGAAATTGAAGTACAAGGTGCAACACAAGTGTTACAGAAAGTAACTGATGCAGTTTCAATTTTTTTAATTCCACCAAGTTTAGAAGAATTAGAAAAACGAATTCGAGGCCGAAAAAGTGAACCCGAAGAAGTATTACAAGCACGATTAGCAAAAGCAGCTGATGAACTTCCATTGCAAAGTAATTATAATTATGTTGTGGTAAATAACACTGTAGAACAAGCAGTTGCAGAAATTAAAACAATTTTAGAACAAGAAATTGCTAATCGCTCGTAG
- the rsmD gene encoding 16S rRNA (guanine(966)-N(2))-methyltransferase RsmD — MRIISGKYKGYQIKTLDGMNTRPMTARVKEDTFNILDNYFIYENKIGLDIFAGSGQLGIEGLSRGLQQCYFNDSHQGACKIIETNLNNLKINNAKVLNYDYKVLLNWMIQQKVLIDILFLDPPFKQIEYYYDIITIILNNNIINNYGIIVCESNQVLSFYQFNLVMLRCKTYKKKYLYILRLEKGEH; from the coding sequence ATGCGCATAATTAGTGGAAAATATAAGGGTTATCAAATTAAAACATTAGATGGAATGAATACCAGGCCAATGACGGCCCGTGTTAAAGAAGATACATTTAATATTTTAGATAATTATTTTATTTATGAAAATAAAATTGGATTAGATATTTTTGCTGGAAGTGGTCAATTAGGAATTGAAGGGTTATCACGAGGGTTACAACAATGTTATTTTAATGATTCGCACCAGGGTGCCTGCAAAATTATTGAAACTAATTTAAATAACTTAAAAATAAATAATGCAAAGGTATTAAATTATGATTATAAAGTTTTATTAAATTGAATGATACAACAAAAAGTATTAATTGATATTTTATTTTTAGACCCACCTTTTAAACAAATTGAGTATTATTATGATATTATTACTATAATATTGAATAACAATATTATCAATAACTATGGAATAATAGTTTGTGAATCAAATCAAGTGTTGTCATTTTATCAATTTAATTTAGTTATGTTACGCTGTAAAACATATAAAAAAAAGTATTTGTATATATTAAGATTAGAAAAAGGAGAACATTAA
- the def gene encoding peptide deformylase — translation MLQNEKPTKDWLIFDDTPSIRQPSIDVSLPLAPENELVMQKLIDFVRYSQDPQKNSGHTIRPAVGLAAPQIGHNLKMYYIRIEETNDETGDKKIIEHAMINPKIIGKSDQIACIEEGEGCLSVNGDKEGFVPRSFRIIIEGYDYLKQQQVTITARGLEAIVFQHEQGHLEGKLYYDLINRKAPWTKKSDWIRVHPF, via the coding sequence ATGTTGCAAAATGAAAAACCAACTAAAGACTGACTAATATTTGATGATACACCGTCAATTCGACAACCATCAATTGATGTCTCTTTACCATTAGCGCCCGAAAATGAACTTGTAATGCAAAAATTAATTGATTTTGTAAGATATTCCCAAGATCCGCAAAAAAATAGTGGTCATACAATTAGACCAGCTGTTGGTTTAGCCGCTCCTCAAATTGGACATAATCTTAAAATGTATTATATTCGAATTGAAGAGACAAATGACGAAACAGGAGATAAAAAAATAATTGAACATGCAATGATTAATCCTAAAATTATTGGAAAAAGTGATCAAATAGCTTGCATAGAAGAAGGCGAAGGCTGTTTAAGCGTTAATGGTGATAAAGAAGGTTTTGTCCCTCGTAGTTTTCGAATTATTATTGAAGGTTATGATTATTTAAAACAACAACAAGTAACAATTACTGCACGCGGACTTGAAGCAATTGTTTTTCAACATGAACAAGGACATTTAGAAGGTAAATTATATTATGATTTAATTAATAGAAAAGCACCTTGAACAAAAAAAAGTGATTGAATTAGAGTGCACCCATTTTAG